One window from the genome of Leptidea sinapis chromosome 24, ilLepSina1.1, whole genome shotgun sequence encodes:
- the LOC126971840 gene encoding hormone receptor 4 isoform X2 produces the protein MTSTMGIMTLSRGPCDLDNMSLFQDLKLKRRKVDSRCSSDGESAADTSTSSPDPGPPSPRMAEAGCSSPPHPPPVFDGGGSPSPSPACHPTVIRSAPPNSVIKFEGAPPNIKRESSPAAKHDSPSPVSSVKMEVPPPEQPQPYRPRSLAPPPPNHPSLSPNHWPPAACINGVKPELIGGHFPPQPVEQKSGARNTAQWRGAPAVIMGESGGVRTMFWTLPAPTSAGEPGASASHTPTPPASDPNTCTEESAARLLLNLGGELRRTQGPRLNMELLWAGDVSQLPAHHQMHALNLSAAAGGVSNVPSLPSASSLAARPELRTYAPETERDEDEQPMICMICEDKATGLHYGIITCEGCKGFFKRTVQNRRVYTCVADGGCEITKAQRNRCQYCRFKKCIEQGMVLQAVREDRMPGGRNSGAVYNLYKVKYKKHKKANAKAASATSRASPPDKPKDPLPPLPPHLVNGTILKTALTNPSEVVHLRARLESAVSSSRDRAIPLDRALHMIRALIDCDAMEDIATVRHLPDLLHDTSEIGDKLCRIGDSIVHKMVAWTKKLPFIMEIPMEIHSKLLMEKWHEISVLTTAAYQAMHGKLAHAPPSSDNEHDFMQEVNANLRTLQNCLTSLMGRPITLDQLRLDVGLVVEKMTQITCVFRRIQLRMEEYVCLKVYILLNQEVELEGIQDRYVQVLRSYLEHAAPHHPGRLQELFARIPEIQAAANLLLESKMFYVPFVLNSAEIR, from the exons GAATAATGACACTCAGCCGCGGCCCGTGTGACCTCGACAACATGAGTCTGTTCCAAGACCTCAAACTAAAGAGGCGGAAAGTTGACTCCAGGTGCAGCAGTGATG GCGAGTCAGCAGCGGACACCAGTACGTCATCTCCGGATCCCGGCCCACCTTCGCCGCGTATGGCTGAGGCTGGCTGCAGCAGTCCGCCGCATCCGCCGCCCGTGTTTGACGGCGGCGGCTCGCCATCACCATCTCCAGCCTGCCATCCTACTGTCATCCGCTCTGCGCCTCCTAACTCAGTCATCAAGTTCGAGGGAGCCCCTCCGAACATAAAGCGAGAAAGTTCACCAGCTGCAAAACATGACTCTCCGTCACCCGTCTCATCGGTTAAGATGGAGGTGCCACCACCTGAGCAGCCCCAGCCTTATAGGCCAAGATCTCTTGCTCCACCACCGCCAAACCATCCTTCCCTATCACCAAACCACTGGCCTCCAGCGGCGTGCATAAACGGTGTAAAACCAGAACTGATAGGAGGACATTTCCCACCGCAGCCAGTTGAACAAAAATCTGGTGCCAGGAATACTGCACAATGGAGAGGTGCACCTGCCGTTATTATGGGTGAATCTGGAGGAGTTCGAACTATGTTCTGGACTTTACCAGCACCCACATCTGCAGGAGAACCAGGTGCAAGTGCATCACATACGCCAACACCACCAGCGTCTGATCCAAACACCTGTACCGAAGAATCAGCAGCACGACTTTTACTTAACTTGGGTGGAGAATTGAGGCGGACGCAAGGGCCACGGCTAAACATGGAGTTATTATGGGCTGGTGACGTATCACAACTGCCTGCTCATCATCAGATGCATGCGCTCAACCTTAGTGCTGCAGCCGGCGGTGTCTCCAACGTTCCAAGCTTACCAAGTGCGAGCTCTCTAGCAGCACGTCCAGAACTGAGGACATATGCTCCGGAAACCGAGCGTGACGAAGACGAGCAACCCATGATCTGCATGATATGTGAAGATAAGGCTACCGGACTCCATTATGGAATAATAACATGTGAAGGCTGTAAGGGTTTCTTTAAGAGAACTGTACAAAATCGACGGGTGTATACTTGTGTGGCAGATGGCGGCTGCGAAATAACAAAGGCGCAAAGGAATCGATGCCAGTACtgtcgatttaaaaaatgtattgaacAAGGCATGGTATTACAAG CTGTCCGAGAAGACCGTATGCCAGGGGGCAGAAATAGTGGGGCTGTGTACAACTTATACAAAGTCAAATACAAAAAACATAAGAAGGCCAACGCAAAGGCGGCATCAGCTACAAGTAGAGCATCACCTCCTGACAAGCCTAAGGACCCCTTACCGCCTCTCCCACCGCATCTCGTCAATGGGACCATACTAAAGACTGCATTAACGAACCCTAGTGAG GTGGTTCATTTGAGAGCAAGACTGGAAAGTGCTGTTTCATCGTCCAGAGATCGTGCAATTCCATTAGACAGAGCTTTGCACATGATCAGAGCACTAATCGACTGTGACGCGATGGAGGATATCGCAACCGTACGCCATTTACCTGATCTCCTCCATGACACGTCCGAAATCGGTGATAAATTATGCAGGATTGGTGATTCTATAGTCCACAAAATGGTTGCATGGACGAAGAAGTTACCATTCATCATGGAGATACCAATGGAAATACATTCAAAGCTGCTAATGGAGAAATGGCATGAGATCTCAGTACTGACTACAGCTGCATATCAGGCAATGCATGGAAAGCTGGCTCATGCACCACCTTCTTCGGATAATGAACACGATTTTATGCAGGAA GTGAATGCGAACTTAAGAACGCTTCAGAACTGTTTGACGTCGCTGATGGGGAGACCCATCACTCTGGACCAGCTTCGACTGGACGTCGGGCTGGTGGTTGAGAAGATGACGCAAATAACCTGTGTGTTCAGGCGCATACAACTTCGCATGGAGGAATACGTGTGCCTCAAAGTCTACATACTTCTTAATCAAG aaGTGGAACTAGAGGGCATCCAAGACCGATATGTGCAAGTTCTCAGAAGCTATTTGGAACACGCAGCGCCACATCATCCTGGAAGACTGCAGGAGCTATTCGCGCGGATACCCGAG ATCCAAGCGGCCGCAAACCTGTTACTTGAGAGCAAGATGTTCTACGTACCATTCGTGCTGAACTCTGCTGAGATCAGATAG
- the LOC126971840 gene encoding hormone receptor 4 isoform X1 produces MERDTVIFSKETSLNNMLYGIMTLSRGPCDLDNMSLFQDLKLKRRKVDSRCSSDGESAADTSTSSPDPGPPSPRMAEAGCSSPPHPPPVFDGGGSPSPSPACHPTVIRSAPPNSVIKFEGAPPNIKRESSPAAKHDSPSPVSSVKMEVPPPEQPQPYRPRSLAPPPPNHPSLSPNHWPPAACINGVKPELIGGHFPPQPVEQKSGARNTAQWRGAPAVIMGESGGVRTMFWTLPAPTSAGEPGASASHTPTPPASDPNTCTEESAARLLLNLGGELRRTQGPRLNMELLWAGDVSQLPAHHQMHALNLSAAAGGVSNVPSLPSASSLAARPELRTYAPETERDEDEQPMICMICEDKATGLHYGIITCEGCKGFFKRTVQNRRVYTCVADGGCEITKAQRNRCQYCRFKKCIEQGMVLQAVREDRMPGGRNSGAVYNLYKVKYKKHKKANAKAASATSRASPPDKPKDPLPPLPPHLVNGTILKTALTNPSEVVHLRARLESAVSSSRDRAIPLDRALHMIRALIDCDAMEDIATVRHLPDLLHDTSEIGDKLCRIGDSIVHKMVAWTKKLPFIMEIPMEIHSKLLMEKWHEISVLTTAAYQAMHGKLAHAPPSSDNEHDFMQEVNANLRTLQNCLTSLMGRPITLDQLRLDVGLVVEKMTQITCVFRRIQLRMEEYVCLKVYILLNQEVELEGIQDRYVQVLRSYLEHAAPHHPGRLQELFARIPEIQAAANLLLESKMFYVPFVLNSAEIR; encoded by the exons GAATAATGACACTCAGCCGCGGCCCGTGTGACCTCGACAACATGAGTCTGTTCCAAGACCTCAAACTAAAGAGGCGGAAAGTTGACTCCAGGTGCAGCAGTGATG GCGAGTCAGCAGCGGACACCAGTACGTCATCTCCGGATCCCGGCCCACCTTCGCCGCGTATGGCTGAGGCTGGCTGCAGCAGTCCGCCGCATCCGCCGCCCGTGTTTGACGGCGGCGGCTCGCCATCACCATCTCCAGCCTGCCATCCTACTGTCATCCGCTCTGCGCCTCCTAACTCAGTCATCAAGTTCGAGGGAGCCCCTCCGAACATAAAGCGAGAAAGTTCACCAGCTGCAAAACATGACTCTCCGTCACCCGTCTCATCGGTTAAGATGGAGGTGCCACCACCTGAGCAGCCCCAGCCTTATAGGCCAAGATCTCTTGCTCCACCACCGCCAAACCATCCTTCCCTATCACCAAACCACTGGCCTCCAGCGGCGTGCATAAACGGTGTAAAACCAGAACTGATAGGAGGACATTTCCCACCGCAGCCAGTTGAACAAAAATCTGGTGCCAGGAATACTGCACAATGGAGAGGTGCACCTGCCGTTATTATGGGTGAATCTGGAGGAGTTCGAACTATGTTCTGGACTTTACCAGCACCCACATCTGCAGGAGAACCAGGTGCAAGTGCATCACATACGCCAACACCACCAGCGTCTGATCCAAACACCTGTACCGAAGAATCAGCAGCACGACTTTTACTTAACTTGGGTGGAGAATTGAGGCGGACGCAAGGGCCACGGCTAAACATGGAGTTATTATGGGCTGGTGACGTATCACAACTGCCTGCTCATCATCAGATGCATGCGCTCAACCTTAGTGCTGCAGCCGGCGGTGTCTCCAACGTTCCAAGCTTACCAAGTGCGAGCTCTCTAGCAGCACGTCCAGAACTGAGGACATATGCTCCGGAAACCGAGCGTGACGAAGACGAGCAACCCATGATCTGCATGATATGTGAAGATAAGGCTACCGGACTCCATTATGGAATAATAACATGTGAAGGCTGTAAGGGTTTCTTTAAGAGAACTGTACAAAATCGACGGGTGTATACTTGTGTGGCAGATGGCGGCTGCGAAATAACAAAGGCGCAAAGGAATCGATGCCAGTACtgtcgatttaaaaaatgtattgaacAAGGCATGGTATTACAAG CTGTCCGAGAAGACCGTATGCCAGGGGGCAGAAATAGTGGGGCTGTGTACAACTTATACAAAGTCAAATACAAAAAACATAAGAAGGCCAACGCAAAGGCGGCATCAGCTACAAGTAGAGCATCACCTCCTGACAAGCCTAAGGACCCCTTACCGCCTCTCCCACCGCATCTCGTCAATGGGACCATACTAAAGACTGCATTAACGAACCCTAGTGAG GTGGTTCATTTGAGAGCAAGACTGGAAAGTGCTGTTTCATCGTCCAGAGATCGTGCAATTCCATTAGACAGAGCTTTGCACATGATCAGAGCACTAATCGACTGTGACGCGATGGAGGATATCGCAACCGTACGCCATTTACCTGATCTCCTCCATGACACGTCCGAAATCGGTGATAAATTATGCAGGATTGGTGATTCTATAGTCCACAAAATGGTTGCATGGACGAAGAAGTTACCATTCATCATGGAGATACCAATGGAAATACATTCAAAGCTGCTAATGGAGAAATGGCATGAGATCTCAGTACTGACTACAGCTGCATATCAGGCAATGCATGGAAAGCTGGCTCATGCACCACCTTCTTCGGATAATGAACACGATTTTATGCAGGAA GTGAATGCGAACTTAAGAACGCTTCAGAACTGTTTGACGTCGCTGATGGGGAGACCCATCACTCTGGACCAGCTTCGACTGGACGTCGGGCTGGTGGTTGAGAAGATGACGCAAATAACCTGTGTGTTCAGGCGCATACAACTTCGCATGGAGGAATACGTGTGCCTCAAAGTCTACATACTTCTTAATCAAG aaGTGGAACTAGAGGGCATCCAAGACCGATATGTGCAAGTTCTCAGAAGCTATTTGGAACACGCAGCGCCACATCATCCTGGAAGACTGCAGGAGCTATTCGCGCGGATACCCGAG ATCCAAGCGGCCGCAAACCTGTTACTTGAGAGCAAGATGTTCTACGTACCATTCGTGCTGAACTCTGCTGAGATCAGATAG
- the LOC126971840 gene encoding hormone receptor 4 isoform X3: MTLSRGPCDLDNMSLFQDLKLKRRKVDSRCSSDGESAADTSTSSPDPGPPSPRMAEAGCSSPPHPPPVFDGGGSPSPSPACHPTVIRSAPPNSVIKFEGAPPNIKRESSPAAKHDSPSPVSSVKMEVPPPEQPQPYRPRSLAPPPPNHPSLSPNHWPPAACINGVKPELIGGHFPPQPVEQKSGARNTAQWRGAPAVIMGESGGVRTMFWTLPAPTSAGEPGASASHTPTPPASDPNTCTEESAARLLLNLGGELRRTQGPRLNMELLWAGDVSQLPAHHQMHALNLSAAAGGVSNVPSLPSASSLAARPELRTYAPETERDEDEQPMICMICEDKATGLHYGIITCEGCKGFFKRTVQNRRVYTCVADGGCEITKAQRNRCQYCRFKKCIEQGMVLQAVREDRMPGGRNSGAVYNLYKVKYKKHKKANAKAASATSRASPPDKPKDPLPPLPPHLVNGTILKTALTNPSEVVHLRARLESAVSSSRDRAIPLDRALHMIRALIDCDAMEDIATVRHLPDLLHDTSEIGDKLCRIGDSIVHKMVAWTKKLPFIMEIPMEIHSKLLMEKWHEISVLTTAAYQAMHGKLAHAPPSSDNEHDFMQEVNANLRTLQNCLTSLMGRPITLDQLRLDVGLVVEKMTQITCVFRRIQLRMEEYVCLKVYILLNQEVELEGIQDRYVQVLRSYLEHAAPHHPGRLQELFARIPEIQAAANLLLESKMFYVPFVLNSAEIR, translated from the exons ATGACACTCAGCCGCGGCCCGTGTGACCTCGACAACATGAGTCTGTTCCAAGACCTCAAACTAAAGAGGCGGAAAGTTGACTCCAGGTGCAGCAGTGATG GCGAGTCAGCAGCGGACACCAGTACGTCATCTCCGGATCCCGGCCCACCTTCGCCGCGTATGGCTGAGGCTGGCTGCAGCAGTCCGCCGCATCCGCCGCCCGTGTTTGACGGCGGCGGCTCGCCATCACCATCTCCAGCCTGCCATCCTACTGTCATCCGCTCTGCGCCTCCTAACTCAGTCATCAAGTTCGAGGGAGCCCCTCCGAACATAAAGCGAGAAAGTTCACCAGCTGCAAAACATGACTCTCCGTCACCCGTCTCATCGGTTAAGATGGAGGTGCCACCACCTGAGCAGCCCCAGCCTTATAGGCCAAGATCTCTTGCTCCACCACCGCCAAACCATCCTTCCCTATCACCAAACCACTGGCCTCCAGCGGCGTGCATAAACGGTGTAAAACCAGAACTGATAGGAGGACATTTCCCACCGCAGCCAGTTGAACAAAAATCTGGTGCCAGGAATACTGCACAATGGAGAGGTGCACCTGCCGTTATTATGGGTGAATCTGGAGGAGTTCGAACTATGTTCTGGACTTTACCAGCACCCACATCTGCAGGAGAACCAGGTGCAAGTGCATCACATACGCCAACACCACCAGCGTCTGATCCAAACACCTGTACCGAAGAATCAGCAGCACGACTTTTACTTAACTTGGGTGGAGAATTGAGGCGGACGCAAGGGCCACGGCTAAACATGGAGTTATTATGGGCTGGTGACGTATCACAACTGCCTGCTCATCATCAGATGCATGCGCTCAACCTTAGTGCTGCAGCCGGCGGTGTCTCCAACGTTCCAAGCTTACCAAGTGCGAGCTCTCTAGCAGCACGTCCAGAACTGAGGACATATGCTCCGGAAACCGAGCGTGACGAAGACGAGCAACCCATGATCTGCATGATATGTGAAGATAAGGCTACCGGACTCCATTATGGAATAATAACATGTGAAGGCTGTAAGGGTTTCTTTAAGAGAACTGTACAAAATCGACGGGTGTATACTTGTGTGGCAGATGGCGGCTGCGAAATAACAAAGGCGCAAAGGAATCGATGCCAGTACtgtcgatttaaaaaatgtattgaacAAGGCATGGTATTACAAG CTGTCCGAGAAGACCGTATGCCAGGGGGCAGAAATAGTGGGGCTGTGTACAACTTATACAAAGTCAAATACAAAAAACATAAGAAGGCCAACGCAAAGGCGGCATCAGCTACAAGTAGAGCATCACCTCCTGACAAGCCTAAGGACCCCTTACCGCCTCTCCCACCGCATCTCGTCAATGGGACCATACTAAAGACTGCATTAACGAACCCTAGTGAG GTGGTTCATTTGAGAGCAAGACTGGAAAGTGCTGTTTCATCGTCCAGAGATCGTGCAATTCCATTAGACAGAGCTTTGCACATGATCAGAGCACTAATCGACTGTGACGCGATGGAGGATATCGCAACCGTACGCCATTTACCTGATCTCCTCCATGACACGTCCGAAATCGGTGATAAATTATGCAGGATTGGTGATTCTATAGTCCACAAAATGGTTGCATGGACGAAGAAGTTACCATTCATCATGGAGATACCAATGGAAATACATTCAAAGCTGCTAATGGAGAAATGGCATGAGATCTCAGTACTGACTACAGCTGCATATCAGGCAATGCATGGAAAGCTGGCTCATGCACCACCTTCTTCGGATAATGAACACGATTTTATGCAGGAA GTGAATGCGAACTTAAGAACGCTTCAGAACTGTTTGACGTCGCTGATGGGGAGACCCATCACTCTGGACCAGCTTCGACTGGACGTCGGGCTGGTGGTTGAGAAGATGACGCAAATAACCTGTGTGTTCAGGCGCATACAACTTCGCATGGAGGAATACGTGTGCCTCAAAGTCTACATACTTCTTAATCAAG aaGTGGAACTAGAGGGCATCCAAGACCGATATGTGCAAGTTCTCAGAAGCTATTTGGAACACGCAGCGCCACATCATCCTGGAAGACTGCAGGAGCTATTCGCGCGGATACCCGAG ATCCAAGCGGCCGCAAACCTGTTACTTGAGAGCAAGATGTTCTACGTACCATTCGTGCTGAACTCTGCTGAGATCAGATAG